One Pseudodesulfovibrio sp. JC047 DNA segment encodes these proteins:
- a CDS encoding DUF3486 family protein, which yields MPRRSAVDMLPKEVKEWLDRALADGGFADYRLLADELKDRGFEISKSAVHRYGQKFEDRLASLKMVTEQSRAIVMANPDDDNAINEALQRLTQEKMFDVLLTMEIDPAKVNLASLAKSVAELGRASVTQKKYAEEVRQRERERAAELADEMGRAQGMGEKDVRFWREKFLGVK from the coding sequence ATGCCGCGTCGCTCTGCCGTTGATATGCTCCCCAAAGAGGTCAAGGAATGGCTCGACCGCGCCCTGGCTGATGGGGGCTTTGCCGACTACCGTCTGCTGGCTGACGAACTCAAGGATCGTGGATTTGAGATTTCCAAATCCGCAGTCCATCGGTATGGCCAGAAGTTTGAAGATCGTCTGGCCTCTCTCAAAATGGTCACGGAACAATCCCGCGCCATCGTCATGGCCAACCCCGATGATGACAACGCCATCAATGAGGCGCTCCAGCGTCTCACCCAGGAAAAGATGTTTGATGTGCTGCTGACAATGGAAATCGACCCGGCCAAGGTGAATCTGGCCAGTTTGGCCAAATCCGTGGCCGAGTTGGGGCGTGCATCCGTCACCCAGAAAAAATACGCCGAGGAAGTCAGGCAGCGGGAACGCGAACGCGCCGCCGAGCTTGCCGATGAAATGGGCCGCGCCCAGGGCATGGGTGAAAAGGACGTCCGTTTCTGGCGTGAGAAGTTCCTGGGGGTCAAATGA
- a CDS encoding transglycosylase SLT domain-containing protein, which produces MFRRHFDLWLAAIVALAALLCWASTARALDIPDRAYKFRSTLIRCARVEWGLAAPVATFAAQLHQESLWRADAESPVGAGGLAQFMPPTANWLPEVAPQVGKADPFNPGWALRALTAYDLWLWKRIQAATGCDRMAMTLSAYNGGLGWLRRDVRLAERNGLDPLHWWDHVETVNAGRAPWAIRENRGYPRRILLTLEPLYEAAGWGKGVCP; this is translated from the coding sequence ATGTTTCGTCGTCACTTTGATCTGTGGCTGGCGGCCATCGTGGCCTTGGCCGCATTGCTCTGCTGGGCGTCCACGGCCCGTGCCCTGGACATCCCTGACCGAGCTTACAAATTCCGCTCGACATTGATCCGCTGCGCCCGCGTGGAATGGGGGCTGGCCGCTCCCGTTGCCACGTTCGCCGCGCAGCTTCATCAAGAAAGTCTTTGGCGCGCTGATGCAGAATCCCCTGTGGGTGCCGGTGGCCTGGCGCAGTTCATGCCCCCCACGGCCAATTGGCTGCCCGAGGTGGCCCCGCAGGTCGGTAAGGCCGATCCGTTCAATCCGGGCTGGGCGTTGCGCGCCCTGACCGCCTATGACCTGTGGCTCTGGAAACGCATTCAAGCAGCCACGGGCTGTGACCGTATGGCCATGACCCTGTCCGCCTATAACGGCGGCCTGGGCTGGCTTCGTCGCGACGTCCGTCTGGCTGAACGCAACGGCCTCGATCCCCTCCACTGGTGGGACCATGTAGAGACGGTCAACGCTGGCCGTGCTCCCTGGGCCATCCGCGAGAACCGAGGTTATCCCCGCCGCATCCTGCTCACTCTGGAACCTCTGTATGAGGCTGCCGGGTGGGGCAAAGGAGTATGTCCATGA
- a CDS encoding putative holin translates to MKLPRMSLTTVLAVALVAAVALISPQQLGVIVYKVALVVLAGVAGYGLDRALFPYARPHKFDIQELLFEETVNKVRADEIQISSIFDWVPFVAAQLRRAAIVCAAMLAVGLGL, encoded by the coding sequence GTGAAATTGCCCCGAATGTCCCTGACAACTGTTCTTGCCGTCGCCCTGGTCGCGGCGGTGGCCCTGATCTCCCCGCAGCAACTCGGCGTCATCGTCTACAAGGTCGCCCTGGTCGTGCTGGCCGGTGTGGCTGGCTACGGCCTCGACCGTGCGCTGTTCCCGTATGCCCGTCCTCACAAGTTCGACATCCAGGAACTTCTCTTTGAGGAGACAGTGAATAAGGTTCGGGCGGACGAAATCCAGATCAGTTCAATCTTTGATTGGGTTCCCTTTGTCGCCGCCCAGCTCCGGCGCGCCGCCATCGTGTGCGCCGCCATGCTCGCCGTGGGGCTGGGGCTGTAA